Proteins co-encoded in one Streptococcus ruminicola genomic window:
- a CDS encoding ImmA/IrrE family metallo-endopeptidase, whose protein sequence is MTINEIVKQYNIKLCEYPPSLWDRAGFYYPPLRTVYVNSALSEMEKKKVIYHELGHLEHDASQYDRRRELFEIQANREMIRSILEEEISEYDEEEIKDFNYVRFMEKYDLITALDEELVKEEFLKLIS, encoded by the coding sequence GTGACAATAAATGAGATTGTAAAACAATATAACATTAAACTATGCGAATACCCACCATCCTTGTGGGATAGAGCTGGATTTTATTATCCACCTCTTCGCACGGTTTATGTTAATAGCGCTTTATCGGAAATGGAAAAGAAAAAAGTCATCTACCATGAGCTTGGACATCTGGAACACGATGCAAGCCAATATGATAGACGACGAGAATTGTTTGAAATTCAAGCAAACCGAGAAATGATTCGTTCTATTTTGGAAGAAGAAATTTCTGAATACGACGAAGAAGAAATAAAAGATTTTAACTATGTTCGTTTTATGGAAAAATACGATCTAATCACCGCTTTAGATGAAGAACTAGTTAAAGAAGAGTTTTTGAAATTAATTAGTTAA
- a CDS encoding virulence-associated E family protein encodes MITTKDGNIKANSPNNVLMAFKSDDQLSIYLKHNEFSQEHELIKDIKIGNTHFKKGELPSNFDSVVKVYFESVLKVAFSNQAMVDGMETFFSERTYNPVVEYMEEAAKEWDGRERINRMFQVYLGADDIELISKIAQMWLIGAVAKVYDPYVKFDYVLDLVGGQGVGKTSLLQKLGGAWYTDAVTDFANKDNYDIMLKSLIVNDDEMVASNRMSFAETKAFISKTSLRFRKPYMKRTEEFAKNFVLARTTNQKEYLKDKTGERRFLPIMVNAEKQKKHPMEIKPETIKQIWGEAVTLFKNGASLMFDEETEKELNVYRERFMYRDEVEQQVLEYLDMPIPSNWEQMSAQKQHQYTQAYFDNDPAFDGGDCQLTKVSTREMMYNLFMRNSSDRKLSTKINMVMDNHPDWEKKQFKIAGKNTKGFRRKNQK; translated from the coding sequence ATGATTACCACAAAAGATGGCAATATTAAAGCTAACAGTCCAAATAACGTTTTAATGGCTTTTAAGTCTGATGATCAATTAAGCATTTATTTAAAACACAACGAATTCTCGCAAGAGCATGAATTAATCAAAGATATAAAAATCGGTAACACTCATTTTAAAAAAGGCGAGCTACCTTCTAATTTTGATTCAGTTGTTAAGGTTTATTTCGAAAGTGTGTTGAAAGTAGCTTTTTCAAATCAAGCGATGGTTGATGGTATGGAAACATTCTTCTCAGAAAGAACTTACAATCCAGTCGTTGAATATATGGAAGAAGCAGCCAAAGAATGGGACGGAAGGGAACGAATTAATCGCATGTTTCAAGTCTATTTAGGTGCTGACGACATTGAATTAATTTCAAAGATTGCTCAAATGTGGTTGATTGGAGCGGTCGCCAAAGTTTATGATCCATACGTTAAATTTGATTATGTTTTGGATTTAGTTGGTGGGCAAGGCGTTGGTAAAACGTCTTTACTTCAAAAATTGGGTGGCGCTTGGTATACAGACGCTGTTACAGATTTTGCAAACAAAGACAATTACGACATCATGCTTAAAAGTTTGATCGTCAATGATGATGAGATGGTGGCAAGCAATCGCATGTCATTTGCCGAAACCAAGGCTTTTATTTCAAAAACAAGTCTGCGTTTTAGAAAGCCTTACATGAAACGAACGGAAGAATTTGCAAAGAATTTCGTTTTGGCACGCACAACCAACCAAAAAGAATATCTGAAAGACAAAACAGGTGAACGTCGTTTCTTGCCAATTATGGTAAATGCTGAGAAACAAAAGAAACACCCAATGGAAATCAAACCAGAAACGATTAAACAGATCTGGGGCGAAGCAGTGACACTTTTTAAAAATGGTGCAAGTTTGATGTTCGATGAAGAGACAGAGAAAGAATTAAATGTTTATCGCGAACGATTCATGTACAGAGACGAAGTCGAACAACAAGTTCTCGAATACTTAGACATGCCAATTCCTAGCAATTGGGAACAGATGTCTGCTCAAAAGCAGCATCAATATACGCAAGCTTACTTCGACAACGATCCAGCCTTTGATGGTGGTGATTGCCAACTTACGAAAGTTTCAACGCGTGAAATGATGTACAACTTATTCATGAGAAATTCAAGCGACAGGAAACTTTCGACAAAAATAAATATGGTCATGGATAATCATCCTGACTGGGAGA
- a CDS encoding DUF739 family protein — MLYDYSKLNGRIVEVFGTKKKFAESMNLSAKSISSKTNNKRSWQQDEISKACELLKIPENEINLYFFKFKVQEFEH; from the coding sequence ATGCTATATGATTACTCAAAACTCAATGGTAGGATTGTCGAAGTTTTTGGAACAAAAAAGAAATTTGCTGAAAGCATGAATTTAAGTGCGAAGTCCATTTCTTCAAAAACTAACAACAAAAGAAGTTGGCAACAAGATGAAATTTCAAAAGCGTGTGAATTGTTAAAAATTCCAGAAAATGAAATCAATCTATATTTTTTTAAATTCAAAGTTCAAGAATTTGAACATTAA
- a CDS encoding chorismate mutase, translated as MSVKDLDVIRQEIDQVDQELVALLEKRMTLVNQVAAYKKSTGKAILDTSREDAVLKKVASRVQNKAFEATLVDTFADIMKNSRNYQAKQLKSDLD; from the coding sequence ATGTCAGTAAAAGATTTGGATGTTATCCGTCAAGAAATTGATCAAGTGGATCAGGAATTAGTAGCACTTCTTGAAAAACGCATGACCTTGGTGAATCAAGTAGCAGCATATAAAAAATCTACTGGAAAAGCTATTTTAGATACCAGTCGTGAAGATGCTGTCTTAAAAAAAGTTGCTAGTCGTGTTCAAAATAAAGCTTTTGAGGCAACATTAGTTGATACTTTTGCGGACATCATGAAAAATTCACGCAACTATCAAGCTAAACAATTAAAGTCTGATTTAGATTAA
- the rplS gene encoding 50S ribosomal protein L19, whose product MNPLIQSLTEGQLRNDIPAFQPGDTVRVHAKVVEGSRERIQIFEGVVISRKGQGISEMYTVRKISSGIGVERTFPVHTPRVEKIEVVRHGKVRRAKLYYLRALQGKAARIKEIRR is encoded by the coding sequence ATGAATCCATTAATTCAAAGTTTGACTGAAGGTCAACTACGTAATGACATCCCTGCATTCCAACCTGGTGATACTGTTCGTGTTCACGCAAAAGTTGTTGAAGGAAGCCGCGAACGTATCCAAATTTTCGAAGGTGTGGTAATTTCACGTAAAGGTCAAGGGATCTCAGAAATGTACACAGTTCGTAAAATTTCAAGTGGTATCGGTGTTGAACGTACATTCCCAGTTCACACTCCACGTGTAGAAAAAATCGAAGTTGTTCGTCACGGTAAAGTACGTCGTGCTAAACTTTACTACTTGCGTGCATTACAAGGTAAAGCTGCTCGTATTAAAGAAATCCGTCGTTAA
- a CDS encoding TVP38/TMEM64 family protein translates to MKKHEYKYGQLRKLLVILGLLSICGYFMIYVIRHWQLIVSFWQSSSETALTQFLMQLRTKNLLNITILLFLTALTAVIPFMSNAIFAIFNGLIYGPAIGFLMNLSANVLGNFLFVRVLEMIDLKDNDSKLKKHFAGFKNVINAVENQELGIMLGYMIPVIPTLLINYHVAKIKLPWRRWVLYVTIGVLPSSLLYALGGDAVVAGNLRLIIVLLVIFIAISLLGTYFKRKKNKSFL, encoded by the coding sequence ATGAAAAAACATGAGTACAAATATGGTCAGCTACGCAAGTTATTAGTAATTCTTGGTTTGCTTAGTATTTGTGGCTATTTTATGATTTATGTCATCAGGCACTGGCAATTGATTGTTTCTTTTTGGCAATCTAGCTCAGAGACAGCTTTGACACAGTTTTTGATGCAGTTACGAACAAAAAATCTGCTGAATATCACTATTTTGCTATTTTTGACAGCTCTGACAGCAGTCATTCCTTTTATGTCGAATGCGATTTTTGCTATCTTTAATGGCTTGATTTACGGACCTGCTATTGGCTTTTTGATGAATCTCTCAGCAAATGTTCTTGGAAATTTTCTCTTTGTCAGAGTTCTGGAAATGATTGATTTGAAGGACAATGATAGCAAGTTGAAGAAACATTTTGCAGGATTTAAAAATGTCATCAATGCTGTTGAAAATCAAGAACTAGGCATTATGCTAGGTTACATGATTCCTGTGATTCCAACCCTGCTGATCAATTATCACGTGGCAAAAATCAAATTGCCTTGGCGCAGATGGGTTCTCTACGTTACAATCGGAGTATTGCCGAGTAGTTTATTGTATGCCTTAGGTGGTGATGCGGTCGTTGCGGGAAATTTAAGACTGATTATTGTACTGCTTGTTATTTTTATTGCCATCAGCTTATTGGGAACTTATTTCAAACGAAAAAAGAATAAGTCATTTTTATAG
- a CDS encoding NUMOD4 domain-containing protein yields MEIWKNIKGYEGCYQVSNMGRIKSLSRKVWNGKNYFWTSERILRPGLDRDGYFLVNLSKNGKAKTEKVHRLVAKTFIPNPENKEAVNHIDEDPSNNKLENLEWATVSENNNHGWHNKRSSKSRSKPILQLNLDGEFLQEYQSATIAAQKLEMCRVSISNCLNGKTSTAGGYRWRYKA; encoded by the coding sequence ATGGAAATATGGAAAAATATTAAAGGCTACGAGGGGTGTTATCAAGTTTCAAACATGGGACGTATAAAAAGCCTATCTAGAAAAGTTTGGAATGGGAAAAACTACTTCTGGACAAGCGAAAGAATTTTGAGGCCGGGTTTAGATAGAGATGGATATTTTCTTGTAAATCTCTCTAAAAATGGTAAAGCAAAAACTGAAAAAGTACACAGGCTAGTTGCAAAAACATTTATTCCAAATCCAGAAAATAAAGAAGCTGTTAATCATATTGATGAAGATCCATCTAATAATAAATTAGAAAATTTAGAATGGGCAACAGTGTCCGAAAATAATAATCACGGTTGGCATAATAAACGCTCTTCAAAAAGTAGGAGCAAGCCTATTCTTCAACTGAATTTAGATGGAGAATTCTTGCAAGAATACCAATCTGCAACAATTGCAGCGCAAAAATTAGAAATGTGTAGAGTCTCTATCAGTAATTGTTTGAATGGAAAAACTAGTACCGCTGGTGGATATAGATGGAGGTATAAAGCTTGA
- a CDS encoding helix-turn-helix domain-containing protein, which yields MKETTAQRLAQLMSERNLRQVDILKSSEKYQRELGVKLGKSALSQYVSGKSVPDQDKLVLLAKTLNVSASWLMGYDVAESSDDVPENAIDLSTLRDNVVLFDGKPLSDADVNKIAQIIELSLGVTGSDNK from the coding sequence ATGAAAGAAACGACAGCGCAAAGACTTGCTCAACTAATGAGTGAGCGGAATTTGAGACAAGTTGATATTTTGAAAAGCTCAGAAAAATATCAACGAGAATTGGGAGTGAAACTTGGCAAAAGTGCTTTATCTCAATATGTTAGTGGCAAATCTGTTCCTGATCAGGATAAACTTGTTTTGTTAGCTAAAACATTAAACGTTTCAGCTTCTTGGTTGATGGGGTATGATGTCGCTGAAAGTAGTGATGATGTTCCAGAAAATGCCATTGATCTGTCAACGTTGCGCGACAACGTCGTGTTATTCGATGGTAAGCCATTGTCTGATGCCGATGTAAATAAAATAGCTCAAATTATTGAGTTATCTCTAGGAGTGACAGGAAGTGACAATAAATGA
- a CDS encoding bifunctional DNA primase/polymerase: MPCMKDYALKYNKLGFSVIPINPRNKMPLIDFANKTMSADEIENFWNIYPNANIAVRTTNFFVIDIDKHGPTNGFESLKKWDGLKLIEPTLQAKTASGGKHLFYFKREDIQISQMIGFLPGVDIKAHPNNYVLVAPSATDKGQYEWDLEKSKEGLTMVTPSKQLIEAIKKQYALTNGHSYDGKDGLRALRARTYQKSRSQTTELFETIAVGFGDEGERNDKLASFVGGLLYRAVDDELVLQLAQIANNNSVSPLPQQEVERTVASMIKKDRR, from the coding sequence ATGCCTTGCATGAAAGATTATGCTTTGAAATACAATAAGCTAGGCTTTTCAGTAATTCCAATCAATCCAAGAAATAAAATGCCGTTGATTGACTTCGCGAACAAAACGATGTCAGCTGATGAAATTGAGAATTTTTGGAATATCTATCCAAATGCTAACATCGCTGTTCGAACGACTAATTTCTTCGTCATCGACATTGACAAGCACGGACCAACCAACGGTTTTGAAAGTTTGAAAAAATGGGATGGTTTAAAGCTTATCGAGCCAACTTTACAAGCTAAGACTGCCAGTGGGGGAAAACATCTTTTCTATTTTAAAAGAGAAGATATTCAAATCAGTCAAATGATTGGTTTCCTTCCAGGCGTTGACATCAAAGCGCATCCAAACAATTATGTTTTGGTGGCGCCGTCAGCAACAGATAAAGGCCAATACGAGTGGGATTTAGAAAAATCTAAAGAAGGCTTGACAATGGTCACACCGTCAAAACAACTAATAGAAGCTATTAAAAAACAATATGCTTTAACGAACGGGCATAGCTACGATGGTAAAGACGGCTTGCGAGCTTTAAGAGCAAGAACGTATCAAAAAAGCAGAAGTCAGACAACTGAATTGTTCGAAACCATCGCGGTTGGTTTTGGTGATGAAGGTGAACGTAATGACAAGCTAGCCAGCTTCGTTGGTGGCTTGCTGTACAGGGCAGTTGATGACGAATTAGTCCTTCAGTTAGCGCAGATAGCAAACAATAACAGTGTCAGCCCACTTCCACAGCAGGAAGTGGAGCGAACTGTTGCAAGTATGATTAAAAAAGATAGAAGGTGA
- a CDS encoding tyrosine-type recombinase/integrase — MAFYRKKKSGWQFRISYKTADGKYKEISKSCFKTKAEAVNAAAIAQKELSEGIHEDKNITLADYFKEWMEIYKKPEVDPETYTKYKFTHKVIKEYFKSAKLSKITATQYQKVFNDLSERYVKETVKRINSNIRQAIKVALHEGSLKKDFTTLVKIHSSVESKKEEDKYLELDQRAEFIESVSKTIQYQSSFFCYVVAKTGLRFSEAQGLTNDDNCINRKELYIYIFRTYKINGARRGWGKTKNPQSVRKVPINQEFLDMLDKYLATGFVENDDNRLFTHVSNSMANKLIKKRTQTEVTCHGLRHTYVSFLIYHNVDVVSIARLVGHKDATETLQTYAHLFEKKQDEVFDFVRKIA; from the coding sequence ATGGCATTCTATAGAAAGAAAAAATCAGGCTGGCAATTCCGAATTAGCTACAAAACAGCTGATGGGAAATACAAAGAAATTTCCAAGAGCTGCTTTAAAACCAAAGCGGAGGCGGTCAACGCTGCGGCCATCGCTCAAAAAGAATTGTCAGAAGGCATTCATGAAGATAAAAATATAACACTCGCTGATTATTTCAAAGAATGGATGGAAATTTACAAAAAACCTGAAGTCGACCCTGAGACGTATACTAAATACAAATTTACCCATAAAGTTATCAAAGAATATTTCAAGAGCGCAAAGCTGTCCAAAATCACCGCTACACAATATCAAAAAGTCTTTAATGATTTAAGCGAACGATATGTCAAAGAAACTGTGAAGCGTATTAATTCGAATATCAGGCAAGCTATTAAAGTGGCATTACATGAAGGTAGTTTAAAAAAAGATTTCACAACGTTGGTAAAAATACATTCATCTGTTGAATCCAAAAAAGAAGAGGACAAGTACCTTGAATTAGATCAACGTGCAGAATTTATTGAAAGTGTCAGCAAGACAATTCAATATCAATCAAGTTTCTTTTGTTATGTTGTTGCTAAAACAGGTCTGCGCTTTTCCGAAGCGCAAGGTCTAACAAACGACGACAATTGTATCAATCGTAAAGAATTATACATTTACATTTTTAGGACGTATAAAATCAATGGTGCAAGGCGCGGTTGGGGAAAAACCAAAAACCCACAATCAGTTCGCAAAGTCCCAATTAATCAAGAATTTTTAGATATGCTCGATAAATACTTAGCTACTGGTTTTGTAGAAAATGATGATAACAGATTGTTTACTCACGTTTCAAATAGCATGGCTAATAAACTAATTAAAAAACGAACTCAAACCGAAGTTACTTGTCATGGTTTGAGACACACATATGTAAGCTTCTTAATTTACCACAATGTTGACGTTGTTTCGATTGCAAGACTTGTAGGACACAAGGACGCTACAGAAACACTTCAAACGTATGCCCATCTATTTGAGAAAAAACAAGACGAAGTTTTCGACTTTGTTCGAAAGATTGCTTAG
- a CDS encoding chloride channel protein gives MIKKLKDNQDYSYAVLLKVIGASFLIGILIGCVDTVFGRVLLMLSAFRTENFNYVIPFLGLIGLVIVFLYQKADSRASKGMGLLFAVSQGDEKEIPLVMLPLVTLATWLTHLFGGSAGREGVAVQLGATISHAFSKFFSFENSSRLFLVTGMAAGFAGLFQTPLAAVFFGLEILVLGKLQLPALLPMTIASFVASATSHALGLEKFAHFVNVSLTFNAWLFCKLALLGLIFGLVGNAFAALLAYAKQKAKEVMDNPYYRILFGGIVLSLLFLMLYHGRYSGLGTNLIDASFSGKDIYFYDWLLKLVLTVATLAIGFQGGEVTPLFAIGASLGVVLANAFGLPVEFVAAAGYISVFGSATNTLLAPIFIGGEVFGFANLPYFTLVMIFAYSLNRKHSIYTGQEVLAF, from the coding sequence ATGATTAAAAAGTTAAAAGATAACCAAGATTATTCTTATGCTGTCCTCTTAAAAGTTATCGGCGCAAGTTTTCTTATTGGAATTTTAATAGGCTGTGTCGATACTGTATTTGGTCGCGTCTTGTTAATGCTTAGTGCTTTTCGAACAGAAAACTTCAATTATGTGATTCCATTTTTGGGACTAATTGGGCTTGTTATTGTTTTTCTTTATCAAAAAGCGGACAGTCGAGCTAGCAAAGGAATGGGGCTACTTTTTGCGGTGAGTCAAGGAGATGAAAAGGAAATTCCCTTGGTTATGTTACCTTTGGTAACTTTAGCAACTTGGCTAACTCATCTTTTTGGAGGAAGTGCTGGTCGTGAAGGTGTTGCTGTCCAACTTGGGGCGACGATTTCACATGCTTTTAGCAAGTTTTTCTCTTTTGAAAATAGCTCCCGCTTGTTTCTTGTAACGGGTATGGCAGCTGGTTTTGCTGGTTTGTTTCAAACCCCTTTAGCGGCTGTCTTTTTTGGACTTGAGATATTAGTTCTTGGAAAATTGCAATTGCCAGCTCTTTTACCAATGACAATTGCTTCATTTGTGGCAAGTGCAACATCGCACGCATTAGGATTAGAGAAATTTGCCCATTTTGTCAATGTTTCACTAACTTTTAATGCTTGGCTGTTTTGCAAACTTGCTTTGCTGGGACTTATTTTTGGACTAGTCGGCAATGCCTTTGCTGCTTTACTTGCCTATGCTAAGCAAAAAGCCAAAGAAGTTATGGATAATCCCTACTATCGAATTTTGTTTGGCGGGATTGTGCTTAGTCTTCTTTTCTTGATGTTGTATCATGGACGTTATTCAGGTCTTGGAACTAATCTGATTGATGCTAGCTTTTCTGGAAAAGACATTTACTTTTATGATTGGTTATTGAAACTAGTTTTGACTGTGGCAACTTTGGCAATTGGTTTTCAAGGTGGCGAAGTCACACCACTCTTTGCCATCGGTGCATCACTCGGTGTTGTTTTAGCAAATGCCTTTGGTTTGCCAGTTGAATTTGTTGCAGCGGCAGGTTACATCAGCGTCTTTGGTAGTGCCACAAACACACTTTTAGCTCCGATTTTTATTGGAGGAGAAGTCTTTGGTTTTGCCAATTTGCCATATTTTACTTTAGTTATGATTTTTGCTTACAGCCTTAATCGAAAACACTCTATTTACACAGGGCAAGAGGTTTTGGCATTCTAG
- a CDS encoding helix-turn-helix domain-containing protein, protein MNDIAELIEVKIDAVVTSVLANKLDFLDKDNQYSPLMTQSEARKWLGIGDDTLKYYILKGMPVIKKGDKIYRIPRDAVKEWIKNEWRNI, encoded by the coding sequence ATGAATGATATTGCTGAATTAATCGAAGTTAAGATTGACGCAGTAGTAACGTCAGTTTTAGCAAATAAACTTGATTTCTTGGATAAAGATAATCAATACAGCCCTCTGATGACACAAAGCGAAGCGAGAAAGTGGCTTGGTATCGGTGATGACACGTTGAAATATTACATTCTTAAAGGAATGCCTGTTATCAAGAAAGGCGATAAAATTTATCGAATTCCAAGGGACGCAGTAAAAGAATGGATTAAGAATGAATGGAGAAACATTTAA
- a CDS encoding siphovirus Gp157 family protein, whose protein sequence is MAYLYELEGIYAELQDMELDDETFQDTLDSINFQEDLENNIDYFVKMYKNSLADAEACKHEKQAFAEKEKRNKAKADKFKEYIKRALEISNVKKVDTGKFKVSLRKSKKVEILDETKIPLDYMNEKHEWTPNKTELARAMKAGAEIEGAVLVENESLQVK, encoded by the coding sequence ATGGCTTATCTTTACGAACTTGAAGGCATTTATGCAGAACTTCAAGATATGGAACTAGATGATGAAACGTTTCAAGACACACTTGATAGTATTAATTTTCAAGAGGATTTAGAAAACAACATTGACTACTTTGTCAAAATGTACAAGAACAGTTTAGCTGATGCAGAGGCTTGCAAACACGAAAAACAAGCCTTTGCTGAAAAAGAAAAACGTAACAAAGCTAAAGCAGATAAATTTAAAGAGTATATCAAACGAGCGCTTGAAATTAGCAACGTTAAAAAAGTTGATACTGGTAAATTCAAAGTTTCTCTTCGCAAGTCTAAAAAAGTTGAAATCTTGGACGAAACCAAAATTCCGCTTGATTACATGAATGAGAAACATGAATGGACGCCGAATAAAACAGAGCTCGCTAGAGCGATGAAAGCAGGTGCTGAAATCGAAGGAGCGGTACTGGTAGAGAATGAAAGTCTACAGGTGAAATAG
- a CDS encoding type III restriction endonuclease subunit R produces MKLWEVEGRGKTICALSICKAKSAEKVIIVNNRVAILDGWKETVKKFGFDKEFEVVYLTDRALQNRVKTQKIACDVLIIDEWQNVSSDKNVRAYAKIKRNYTIGLSATPIRKKGQNFYPLEKTLWGFANPNRKFDWQKTHGKMVYDPFSYSKEKWDDFRDYETYVSKLPNFMRWEEIEEIENAEKNNGYEIKFFQKTVPVANPEKLKQFKKMNLVTVDGKTAMAKQSFGRKTFERYLDQTGVAVDFPKLKAVNADTPLLKELDGLIERAPHGMLIVSKSKQVVNVIHERNPNTGIWTGDVKEGIDNQTVVATSQVLGVGVDGLQYRFQTIVVLDPVDKDSGEYDDYRQLLWRVTGSRQQHDVNVIEFYYKGE; encoded by the coding sequence TTGAAGCTTTGGGAGGTTGAAGGTCGAGGCAAGACCATCTGCGCTTTATCAATCTGTAAAGCTAAAAGTGCTGAAAAAGTCATCATCGTTAATAACCGAGTGGCTATTTTAGACGGTTGGAAAGAAACCGTTAAAAAATTTGGTTTTGACAAAGAGTTTGAAGTTGTCTATTTGACAGACAGAGCTTTACAAAACCGTGTTAAAACGCAAAAAATAGCTTGTGACGTGCTTATTATTGACGAGTGGCAAAATGTATCAAGTGATAAAAACGTGCGAGCATATGCCAAAATAAAGCGCAATTACACGATAGGATTATCAGCTACACCGATTAGAAAAAAAGGACAAAATTTTTACCCTTTAGAAAAAACACTGTGGGGATTTGCTAACCCTAATAGAAAATTCGATTGGCAGAAAACACACGGAAAAATGGTATATGATCCATTCTCTTACTCAAAAGAGAAGTGGGATGATTTCAGAGATTATGAAACATACGTTTCTAAATTACCAAATTTCATGCGTTGGGAAGAGATTGAAGAGATTGAAAACGCTGAAAAAAACAATGGATACGAAATCAAATTCTTCCAAAAAACAGTTCCTGTTGCTAATCCTGAAAAACTAAAGCAATTCAAAAAAATGAATTTAGTAACAGTTGATGGCAAAACAGCCATGGCTAAACAATCGTTTGGACGCAAGACGTTTGAACGCTATCTAGACCAGACTGGTGTTGCTGTTGATTTTCCAAAATTAAAGGCAGTAAATGCTGATACACCGCTCTTAAAAGAGTTAGACGGTCTAATTGAACGAGCACCACACGGCATGCTGATTGTTAGCAAATCTAAGCAGGTTGTTAACGTCATTCATGAACGCAATCCAAATACAGGAATTTGGACAGGAGATGTTAAAGAAGGCATTGATAACCAAACAGTCGTTGCTACAAGTCAAGTTTTGGGTGTTGGTGTTGATGGTCTTCAGTATCGTTTTCAAACAATTGTCGTTCTTGACCCAGTTGACAAAGATAGCGGTGAATATGACGACTATCGCCAGCTTTTATGGCGAGTAACAGGAAGTCGTCAGCAGCATGATGTCAACGTTATTGAATTTTATTACAAAGGAGAATAA
- a CDS encoding AAA family ATPase, whose protein sequence is MFKLPENKPQVPRDTPRNYFIYGETMSGKSYLANEFPNPIVLNTDGNASANSVPAIQLINEKDKSGNITKSVIDQLSEILLALQTQEHTYETVVVDVIDDVIDMIKIAVCGQFGVKSLSEISYGKGYDYFNQALTELVIDLKALPMNVIYISRQISEYDDKGNATKDKPSLKDKYVNLINGNSDLMIHTEKIGNNYNREVDRKRKTYYADQVDDKAILKILQTIRGAVEPAKMKIPRKQEPKKQTTTNNDLF, encoded by the coding sequence ATGTTTAAACTACCAGAAAACAAACCACAAGTACCGAGAGACACACCACGAAACTATTTCATCTATGGCGAAACAATGAGCGGAAAATCTTACTTAGCTAACGAATTTCCAAATCCGATTGTTTTGAACACGGACGGAAACGCCAGTGCTAACAGCGTGCCAGCTATCCAATTAATTAATGAAAAGGATAAAAGTGGCAACATTACAAAATCGGTTATTGATCAGCTAAGCGAAATTTTGCTAGCTTTGCAAACACAAGAACACACATACGAAACAGTCGTAGTTGATGTTATTGATGATGTCATTGACATGATTAAAATTGCAGTATGTGGGCAATTTGGCGTCAAATCATTGTCTGAAATCAGCTACGGTAAAGGCTATGACTACTTTAACCAAGCTTTGACAGAGCTTGTAATTGACTTAAAAGCATTACCAATGAACGTCATCTACATCAGTCGTCAGATTTCAGAATATGATGACAAAGGTAATGCTACAAAAGATAAACCAAGCTTAAAAGATAAATATGTCAATCTTATCAATGGTAATTCGGATTTGATGATTCACACCGAAAAAATTGGCAACAATTACAATCGTGAAGTCGACCGAAAACGCAAAACATATTATGCAGATCAAGTCGATGACAAAGCTATTTTAAAAATCTTGCAAACTATTCGTGGTGCTGTTGAACCAGCTAAAATGAAAATCCCACGCAAGCAAGAACCTAAAAAACAAACAACTACTAACAACGATTTATTTTAA